One Gambusia affinis linkage group LG15, SWU_Gaff_1.0, whole genome shotgun sequence genomic window carries:
- the trim37 gene encoding E3 ubiquitin-protein ligase TRIM37: MDEQSVESIAEVFRCFICMEKLRDARLCPHCSKLCCFSCIRRWLTEQRAQCPHCRAPLQLRELVNCRWAEEVTQQLDTLQLCSLTKHEDNDKDKCENHHEKLSVFCWTCKKCICHQCALWGGMHGGHTFKPLVEIYEQHVTKVKEEVGKLRRRLMELISLVQEVERNVEAVRGAKDERVREIRNAVEMMIARLDNQLKNKLITLMGQKTSLTQETELLESLLQEVEHQLHSCSKSELISKSPEILLMFQQVHRKPMQSFVTTPVPPDFTSELVPAYDSSTFVLINFSTLRQRADPVYSPPLQISGLCWRLKVYPDGNGVVRGNYLSVFLELSAGLPETSKYEYRVEMVHQASRDPTKNIIREFASDFEIGECWGYNRFFRLDLLASEGYLNMQTDTLVLRYQVRSPTFFQKCRDQYWYISQLESAQSGYIQQINNLKERLAIELFRRQTSRSSSPPDLRLTAGTAASERDPGSVKSDDDAQTILSNSKKGEEEERTQHDDSNELSDGDLEVDCLTEEEVNPLDGSSTSGSSTATSNTEENDIDEETMSGENDVDFMGSLEAEEGELSEDLAGATGGFSSSMLSSHRGVTAGRSSAVGAASAPPVAGAVGPGSSSLLEIDPVILIQLLDLKERSSVESLWGLQPRPPVSLLHSQAHAHSRKERERRPQVVRRSAPDSGVLIRLKAQMAEVRSKMADVKSQVLETRESGEPRPGPSGGFGMEEASAHSASPELPACHKGDGLEQVGRAAATRSKACRPTRKSLSPVLDSSGGSLLVKRRSSEDMKDDLRGAESAAELSLHPKDGTGAGEGELQSEATSGPLVSLSSSSSDQASTSTKQKCSAEKHLYATSGPRDETFSLGGPSYITASKACSGRTLGPTVLECELESSRSSHQSLLEGISVPAQSNEGGFSRSM, encoded by the exons ATGGATGAACAAAGTGTTGAG AGCATTGCTGAGGTGTTTCGCTGCTTCATCTGCATGGAGAAACTGAGGGATGCACGCCTCTGCCCCCACTGCTCCAAACTCTGCTGCTTCAGCTGCATTCGG CGATGGCTGACTGAGCAGAGAGCCCAATGTCCACATTGTCG AGCTCCACTGCAGCTGAGGGAACTAGTGAACTGTCGCTGGGCCGAGGAAGTCACTCAGCAGCTAGACaccctgcagctctgcagcctCACCAAACACGAGGACAACGACAAAGACAA ATGTGAAAACCACCATGAGAAGTTGAGTGTTTTCTGCTGGACCTGTAAGAAATGCATCTGCCACCAGTGTGCCCTCTGGGGAGGAATG CACGGCGGCCACACCTTCAAGCCTTTGGTAGAGATTTATGAACAACATGTTACCAAGGTGAAGGAGGAAGTGGGAAAACTGCGCCGTCGCCTCATGGAGCTCATTAGTTTGGTACAGGAAGTG GAGAGAAACGTGGAGGCTGTGAGGGGAGCGAAGGACGAGAGGGTGAGGGAGATCCGGAATGCAGTGGAAATGATGATCGCTCGTCTGGACAACCAGCTGAAGAACAAACTCATCACTCTCATGG GCCAGAAGACGTCTTTGACCCAGGAGACGGAGCTGCTGGAATCTCTGCTGCAGGAGGTTGAACATCAG CTACACTCGTGTAGTAAGAGTGAACTGATCTCTAAGAGCCCAGAGATCCTGCTCATGTTCCAGCAGGTCCATCGTAAACCCATGCAGTCGTTCGTCACCACGCCGGTCCCACCGGACTTCACTAG TGAGCTGGTTCCTGCGTATGATTCCAGCACTTTTGTTCTCATCAACTTCAg CACTCTGAGGCAGCGGGCTGACCCAGTTTACAGTCCTCCTCTGCAGATATCTGGCCTTTGCTGGAGGCTTAAAGTTTACCCA GATGGTAACGGTGTTGTCCGTGGAAACTATCTGTCTGTGTTCCTCGAGCTGTCTGCTGGACTTCCTGAAACCTCAAA ATATGAGTACCGTGTTGAGATGGTGCACCAGGCGTCCAGAGACCCGACCAAGAACATCATCCGAGAGTTTGCTTCAGACTTCGAGATTGGTGAATGTTGGGGCTACAACCGTTTCTTCAGATTGGACCTGCTGGCCAGCGAGGGCTACTTGAACATGCAGACCGACACACTGGTCCTTCG CTACCAGGTTCGCTCACCTACATTTTTCCAGAAGTGCAGAGATCAGTACTGGTACATCAGCCAGTTGGAGTCGGCTCAGAGCGGCTACATACAACAGATCAACAACCTCAAAGAG AGGCTGGCCATTGAGTTGTTTCGCCGTCAGACATCCCGCAGTTCCTCACCCCCCGACCTGAGACTGACTGCAGGCACTGCGGCGTCTGAGAGAGACCCTGGCTCAGTGAAGAGTGATGACGACGCCCAGACCATTTTGAGCAACTCAAAgaaaggagaagaggaggagagaacgCAGCATGACGACTCAAAT GAACTGTCTGACGGAGACCTGGAGGTTGATTGCCTCACTGAGGAGGAGGTGAACCCGCTGGATGGCAGCAGCACCTCAGGAAGCTCCACAGCCACCAGCAACACCGAGGAGAACGACATAGACGAAGAGACCAT gTCAGGGGAAAATGATGTAGACTTTATGGGAAGCCTGGAGGCAGAAGAAGGAGAGCTTTCTGAAGACCTGGCCGGAGCCACAG GTGGATTCAGCTCCAGCATGCTCTCATCGCATCGAGGCGTGACTGCAGGTCGTAGTAGCGCCGTGGGCGCAGCTTCTGCTCCTCCCGTTGCGGGTGCTGTTGGGCCAGGCAGCAGCAGCCTTCTGGAAATCGATCCAGTCATCCTGATCCAGCTGCTGGACCTGAAGGAGCGCAGCAGTGTGGAATCTCTGTGGGGCCTCCAGCCTCGGCCCCCGGTATCTCTGCTCCACAGCCAAG CCCATGCTCACTCCAGAAAAGAGCGGGAGCGGCGGCCACAGGTGGTGCGGCGATCAGCTCCGGACTCAGGCGTGTTGATCCGGCTTAAGGCTCAGATGGCAGAGGTCCGCAGCAAGATGGCTGACGTCAAGAGTCAAGTTCTGGAGACGCGCGAGTCTGGGGAGCCCAGACCCGGCCCATCTGGTGGCTTCGGCATGGAGGAGGCTTCAGCTCATTCTGCCAGTCCAGAGCTGCCGGCTTGCCACAAGGGCGACGGTCTGGAGCAGGTGGGACGAGCAGCTGCGACCCGATCCAAGGCCTGCCGACCCA CCAGGAAGTCTCTGTCTCCTGTTCTGGACAGCAGCGGAGGATCTCTGCTTGTGAAAAGGAGGAGCTCCGAGGACATGAAGGACGACCTCAGAGGAGCAGAGTCCGCTGCAGAGCTCAGCCTGCATCCTAAAGATGGAACAGGAGCTGGAGAGG GAGAGCTCCAATCTGAAGCCACCAGTGGACCCCTTGTGTCTCTGAGCTCCTCCTCGTCAGATCAAGCCTCCACCAGCACCAAGCAAAAGTGctcagcagagaaacatctgtaCGCCACGTCAGGGCCAAGAGACGAGACCTTCTCCCTGGGAGGACCGAGCTACATAACTGCCAGCAAGGCCTGCAGCGGCAGGACTCTGGG GCCCACTGTGTTGGAGTGTGAGTTGGAAAGCTCGAGAAGCTCCCATCAGTCCCTGCTGGAGGGAATTTCTGTGCCAGCACAGTCAAATGAGGGTGGGTTCAGTAGATCTATGTAG